The proteins below come from a single Rosa rugosa chromosome 2, drRosRugo1.1, whole genome shotgun sequence genomic window:
- the LOC133733389 gene encoding uncharacterized protein LOC133733389 isoform X1: MSILFHLIFFIWVLLTVECFVGLGSASASWCQDHHYFPQPSRQFQQKTDRFWEFKEQTNSWVEVELPYDLVSCVNDNCTVVASIGPTNKKEEKPVETQSEVPRLRESLKNKVDGYDKEDALPLRKRVSLTKMNDASIWITGQSGSIYERFWNGLQWVIAPHDLPISGDHAISVFLFNQTILALSEAGILYQMQLSESSQPVWVEFAPTLSQTTDKEGEQSSTILIKSGVVSYTGERVYFCTKNGTLLELREIEPPRWENHGQPPGANVAAIADAASIRTDVIYTISSAGDLYEYDRRSKPSWKKHIWREETAQDASLMPLTGSTLHGLNGDHCISLFLLTKGGKLVERRLHQRKWKWVVFGSPKDQHLTSITPVLHDDSYEKKFSLFFTTSNGSVFEYQISKQSGIAQENQSPEAWVNHMHPVHAKVARGIAGVQIQLGRILFPLDDARLAELHLSGLGGEISGPSHQVMFRKKATVKYVWSILDAPETEGWNAEYCTEQWGPTNCITGIKDERNDLEIARTVTRQRKGSQPQQHYLIPGPSSTGRAKSLEEHNLPDNWINSNFHLRAMHGGRSFFLITDGGFTFEYLYTENVWIWLRHEHSTAIKGAVGNYNGSLYVVDTNGNLFIRERSDSELAWINCTSSRKGRQVVGGPPWDAMPGRSMKATVEDALFFVSRNGRLLQFTVALRKFKWKDCRNPPNTKIASIVDQELFREKIVFVIGRNGRLYQYNKVTELWHEHYQSQHLVLSRLPGTAMRSSLLSLTGSLFMLSVDGGLVEYHWNAMDGWNWVEHGTPHKVVTLVGSPGPSLEDNQLFLIGSNGHVYLRYMDQMTWRWKNCGFPSLGNTIAEDERQEEGNNKKEKFCTNEDLAASSRKDSEKANHLSSDCNPEVAPIRPIMFAQDSVIFELKDGRLAEMRQIEGTNWLWSRIIGTPTSLCTASYWTALAS, translated from the exons ATGTCCATTTTATTccatctgatatttttcatctgGGTCCTTTTGACAGTTGAGTGTTTTGTGGGTCTTGGCTCTGCTTCTGCGTCATGGTGCCAAGACCACCACTATTTCCCACAACCCAGTAGACAATTTCAGCAGAAAACAGATAGGTTCTGGGAGTTCAAGGAGCAAACCAACAGCTGGGTTGAAGTTGAATTACCTTATGATCTGGTCTCTTGTGTTAATGATAACTGTACTGTAGTGGCTTCAATTGGTCCAaccaacaaaaaagaagaaaaacctgTAGAAACCCAATCTGAGGTTCCAAGATTGAGGGAGAGCTTGAAAAACAAAGTGGATGGCTATGACAAGGAGGATGCTTTGCCTCTGAGAAAGAGAGTTTCATTGACCAAAATGAATGATGCATCAATCTGGATCACTGGTCAAAGTGGGTCTATCTATGAGAGGTTTTGGAATGGGCTGCAGTGGGTCATAGCCCCCCATGATTTACCAATATCTGGAGATCATGCAATCTCTGTCTTCTTATTCAACCAGACAATTCTTGCTCTGTCTGAAGCAGGAATTCTCTATCAG ATGCAACTCAGTGAGAGCTCACAGCCTGTTTGGGTAGAGTTTGCACCTACACTCAGTCAAACCACAGATAAAGAAGGAGAACAAAGTTCTACGATCCTAATTAAGTCTGGGGTTGTTTCATATACTGGAGA GAGAGTATATTTCTGCACAAAAAACGGGACTCTGTTAGAACTTAGAGAAATTGAGCCTCCGAG ATGGGAAAATCATGGACAACCCCCTGGAGCAAATGTTGCAGCAATAGCCGATGCTGCTAGTATTAGAACAGATGTAATTTATACCATAAG TTCTGCAGGTGATCTTTATGAATACGACAGGAGGTCAAAACCATCTTGGAAGAAGCATATATGGAGAGAAGAAACAGCTCAAGATGCTTCCTTAATGCCACTAACCGGGAGTACATTACATGGCTTGAATGGAGACCATTGTATATCACTGTTTCTTCTAACAAAG GGTGGTAAACTGGTGGAGAGGCGATTACACCAAAGGAAGTGGAAATGGGTGGTCTTTGGAAGTCCAAAGGATCAACACCTGACATCCATAACACCAGTGCTGCATGATGACTcatatgaaaaaaaattctcaCTGTTTTTCACTACATCTAATGGATCTGTTTTCGAATATCAAATATCAAAACAATCAG GAATCGCTCAAGAGAACCAGAGTCCAGAAGCATGGGTGAACCATATGCATCCCGTACATGCGAAAGTTGCCAGAGGTATTGCTGGTGTACAAATTCAACTTGGCAGAATTCTATTCCCACTGGATGATGCAAGACTTGCAGAACTGCATCTATCTGGCTTAGGTGGTGAAATCTCAGGTCCATCTCATCAGGTGATGTTCCGAAAGAAAGCGACAGTCAAGTATGTATGGTCAATACTAGATGCCCCAGAGACTGAAGGTTGGAATGCAGAGTACTGCACAGAACAGTGGGGACCCACAAATTGCATCACAGGGATAAAAGATGAGCGAAATGATCTTGAAATTGCAAGAACAGTGACGAGACAGCGAAAAGGAAGTCAGCCACAGCAGCATTACTTAATTCCAGGGCCATCGAGTACTGGCCGAGCAAAATCTTTGGAAGAACACAACTTACCAGACAACTGGATCAACTCAAATTTCCATTTGAGAGCGATGCATGGAGGCAGATCTTTTTTCCTTATAACAGATGGTGGTTTTACCTTTGAATATCTTTATACTGAAAATGTATGGATATGGCTGAGGCACGAGCACTCAACAGCTATTAAAGGTGCAGTAGGAAACTACAATGGAAGCTTGTATGTCGTTGACACTAACGGAAATTTGTTTATAAGGGAAAGGAGTGACAGCGAGCTAGCATGGATCAACTGTACTTCCTCGAGGAAAGGAAGGCAAGTTGTTGGAGGCCCTCCATGGGATGCAATGCCAGGTAGATCTATGAAAGCAACAGTAGAGGATGCACTCTTCTTCGTGAGCAGAAATGGCAGACTACTTCAGTTCACT GTTGCCCTGAGGAAGTTCAAATGGAAAGATTGCAGAAACCCTCCGAATACCAAGATTGCATCTATAGTTGACCAGGAACTGTTCAGGGAAAAAATAGTGTTTGTCATTGGGAGGAATGGTCGACTATATCAGTATAACAAAGTGACTGAACTGTGGCATGAGCATTACCAGTCTCAGCATTTGGTTCTATCAAGACTACCTGGAACTGCAATGAGGTCATCATTGCTTTCACTAACAGGTTCGTTGTTCATGCTATCAGTAGATGGTGGACTAGTTGAATATCACTGGAATGCAATGGATGGATGGAACTGGGTGGAACATGGAACTCCACATAAAGTTGTCACATTGGTTGGTTCACCAGGTCCATCCCTAGAAGATAATCAACTGTTTCTAATTGGCTCAAATGGACATGTTTATCTGAGGTATATGGATCAGATGACATGGAGGTGGAAAAACTGCGGTTTCCCATCTCTGGGAAATACAATTGCTGAAGATGAAAGACAAGAGGAAGGAAATAACAAGAAGGAAAAGTTCTGCACCAATGAAGATCTTGCAGCTAGTTCAAGGAAGGATTCTGAAAAAGCTAACCACCTAAGCAGTGACTGTAATCCAGAG GTGGCACCGATACGACCAATTATGTTTGCTCAGGATTCAGTAATCTTTGAGCTGAAAGATGGCAGA TTGGCTGAAATGCGACAAATTGAAGGCACAAATTGGTTATGGTCACGAATCATAGGCACTCCAACGAGCTTATGCACAGCAAGTTACTGGACAGCCTTGGCATCATGA
- the LOC133733389 gene encoding uncharacterized protein LOC133733389 isoform X2, with protein MIYQYLEIMQSLSSYSTRQFLLCLKQEFSIRRVYFCTKNGTLLELREIEPPRWENHGQPPGANVAAIADAASIRTDVIYTISSAGDLYEYDRRSKPSWKKHIWREETAQDASLMPLTGSTLHGLNGDHCISLFLLTKGGKLVERRLHQRKWKWVVFGSPKDQHLTSITPVLHDDSYEKKFSLFFTTSNGSVFEYQISKQSGIAQENQSPEAWVNHMHPVHAKVARGIAGVQIQLGRILFPLDDARLAELHLSGLGGEISGPSHQVMFRKKATVKYVWSILDAPETEGWNAEYCTEQWGPTNCITGIKDERNDLEIARTVTRQRKGSQPQQHYLIPGPSSTGRAKSLEEHNLPDNWINSNFHLRAMHGGRSFFLITDGGFTFEYLYTENVWIWLRHEHSTAIKGAVGNYNGSLYVVDTNGNLFIRERSDSELAWINCTSSRKGRQVVGGPPWDAMPGRSMKATVEDALFFVSRNGRLLQFTVALRKFKWKDCRNPPNTKIASIVDQELFREKIVFVIGRNGRLYQYNKVTELWHEHYQSQHLVLSRLPGTAMRSSLLSLTGSLFMLSVDGGLVEYHWNAMDGWNWVEHGTPHKVVTLVGSPGPSLEDNQLFLIGSNGHVYLRYMDQMTWRWKNCGFPSLGNTIAEDERQEEGNNKKEKFCTNEDLAASSRKDSEKANHLSSDCNPEVAPIRPIMFAQDSVIFELKDGRLAEMRQIEGTNWLWSRIIGTPTSLCTASYWTALAS; from the exons ATGATTTACCAATATCTGGAGATCATGCAATCTCTGTCTTCTTATTCAACCAGACAATTCTTGCTCTGTCTGAAGCAGGAATTCTCTATCAG GAGAGTATATTTCTGCACAAAAAACGGGACTCTGTTAGAACTTAGAGAAATTGAGCCTCCGAG ATGGGAAAATCATGGACAACCCCCTGGAGCAAATGTTGCAGCAATAGCCGATGCTGCTAGTATTAGAACAGATGTAATTTATACCATAAG TTCTGCAGGTGATCTTTATGAATACGACAGGAGGTCAAAACCATCTTGGAAGAAGCATATATGGAGAGAAGAAACAGCTCAAGATGCTTCCTTAATGCCACTAACCGGGAGTACATTACATGGCTTGAATGGAGACCATTGTATATCACTGTTTCTTCTAACAAAG GGTGGTAAACTGGTGGAGAGGCGATTACACCAAAGGAAGTGGAAATGGGTGGTCTTTGGAAGTCCAAAGGATCAACACCTGACATCCATAACACCAGTGCTGCATGATGACTcatatgaaaaaaaattctcaCTGTTTTTCACTACATCTAATGGATCTGTTTTCGAATATCAAATATCAAAACAATCAG GAATCGCTCAAGAGAACCAGAGTCCAGAAGCATGGGTGAACCATATGCATCCCGTACATGCGAAAGTTGCCAGAGGTATTGCTGGTGTACAAATTCAACTTGGCAGAATTCTATTCCCACTGGATGATGCAAGACTTGCAGAACTGCATCTATCTGGCTTAGGTGGTGAAATCTCAGGTCCATCTCATCAGGTGATGTTCCGAAAGAAAGCGACAGTCAAGTATGTATGGTCAATACTAGATGCCCCAGAGACTGAAGGTTGGAATGCAGAGTACTGCACAGAACAGTGGGGACCCACAAATTGCATCACAGGGATAAAAGATGAGCGAAATGATCTTGAAATTGCAAGAACAGTGACGAGACAGCGAAAAGGAAGTCAGCCACAGCAGCATTACTTAATTCCAGGGCCATCGAGTACTGGCCGAGCAAAATCTTTGGAAGAACACAACTTACCAGACAACTGGATCAACTCAAATTTCCATTTGAGAGCGATGCATGGAGGCAGATCTTTTTTCCTTATAACAGATGGTGGTTTTACCTTTGAATATCTTTATACTGAAAATGTATGGATATGGCTGAGGCACGAGCACTCAACAGCTATTAAAGGTGCAGTAGGAAACTACAATGGAAGCTTGTATGTCGTTGACACTAACGGAAATTTGTTTATAAGGGAAAGGAGTGACAGCGAGCTAGCATGGATCAACTGTACTTCCTCGAGGAAAGGAAGGCAAGTTGTTGGAGGCCCTCCATGGGATGCAATGCCAGGTAGATCTATGAAAGCAACAGTAGAGGATGCACTCTTCTTCGTGAGCAGAAATGGCAGACTACTTCAGTTCACT GTTGCCCTGAGGAAGTTCAAATGGAAAGATTGCAGAAACCCTCCGAATACCAAGATTGCATCTATAGTTGACCAGGAACTGTTCAGGGAAAAAATAGTGTTTGTCATTGGGAGGAATGGTCGACTATATCAGTATAACAAAGTGACTGAACTGTGGCATGAGCATTACCAGTCTCAGCATTTGGTTCTATCAAGACTACCTGGAACTGCAATGAGGTCATCATTGCTTTCACTAACAGGTTCGTTGTTCATGCTATCAGTAGATGGTGGACTAGTTGAATATCACTGGAATGCAATGGATGGATGGAACTGGGTGGAACATGGAACTCCACATAAAGTTGTCACATTGGTTGGTTCACCAGGTCCATCCCTAGAAGATAATCAACTGTTTCTAATTGGCTCAAATGGACATGTTTATCTGAGGTATATGGATCAGATGACATGGAGGTGGAAAAACTGCGGTTTCCCATCTCTGGGAAATACAATTGCTGAAGATGAAAGACAAGAGGAAGGAAATAACAAGAAGGAAAAGTTCTGCACCAATGAAGATCTTGCAGCTAGTTCAAGGAAGGATTCTGAAAAAGCTAACCACCTAAGCAGTGACTGTAATCCAGAG GTGGCACCGATACGACCAATTATGTTTGCTCAGGATTCAGTAATCTTTGAGCTGAAAGATGGCAGA TTGGCTGAAATGCGACAAATTGAAGGCACAAATTGGTTATGGTCACGAATCATAGGCACTCCAACGAGCTTATGCACAGCAAGTTACTGGACAGCCTTGGCATCATGA